Below is a window of Impatiens glandulifera chromosome 2, dImpGla2.1, whole genome shotgun sequence DNA.
AGATATGTGAAATGTTTAGATATTATCTCGGGTCATTTgcatgttttttaaaaatatttcgaGATAATTAAAGTGCTGAATGGGTGGGttgaaccatttaaaaaatatattttaattggattgagtagtttattttaatcccttatatttaactataattaataaaatgatttttgaaagaaaaaatttatacataaaggatattaaaataatataaagatttagaaaaatttatacataaagtatattaaaataatataaaatttaaaaagattatcTTTTTTCTACCTCAAATTTGAgttaatattgtgttttttaataCTGAATCTTATTTAAtcagattaaatattttatcatagaTTTGTGAATAATATTCTCAATCTTTAATCAATTTGTTGTTCATATCATCCAATTAAGGCCGGCAAGCCCTCGGGTTAGGGTagcccatttattaaaaatagtaaggttttaattaaaattattgtaattttgaacATAAAATATTGTAGTCTAGTGGTTctagataaaaatttaaaatttttatttagttatgggTTTTAAACCTCactaaaaactatttttttattaaattttttaactcgACCTAGGACAACAAaaaatattgagttttttttctaACGGGGGCTGGGACAGCCCAAAACTCGTGGCCGACTTTACatccaatatatataaaaaagagtaattgaatatttaagttAGATCGTAAGTTGAtcgttcataaaattttaaaaataaaataaaaaagctatcatatttttatcctatttttttttccaattttttttatatatattactcgCGCAAATGCATAGGCTACATACTAGTTATATTAGTGATGCTTATTCAAGTCCATGTCGTCCCCTTTTTTAACCGCAAAAGAGACAAAATTATCATATAGATCTctagatatttttatatatattttcaataataagttatttaatttattctttaatatgGATGTCatataaatcatttcattatttGGACAAGTTTTTACTATTTCAATCTTATACGTAGATGATCAattatcatttaataatatgaCGTTATTTATCGCACTCGgagaattaatataatttcaattatcgCTAAGAAATTTAATAGAGATTATTTTAacaactagcatgtatcccgtgcatttgaacgagtaataatattaaaaatagtgagaaaaaatattacggtaaaaattttatgggcgggtcaacccacaatacgacccaaatatccatatACTCTCACATacatccaaattaaccacagctctcgacccggcaatccggatactttaaaaattaagcatcattatatatatatagattagttagttaaaaagttgaacttatattgttaaaatgtcacgcgtttatcaaattttgggttgaatttaaaatataaagtgttattaacctagttagttaaaatgttgtacttgtttttgttacatacctatagcatccgacccaagtatccatttactctcacgtatatccaaattaaccatagctatCGATCCgacaattcgaacactttaaaaatttagcttcattttatatatatatatatatatatttataaggtTAGTTAAAATTGTTCTAACTCaatatttgtatgtttattttttttttaatattttttattagatgagaactaattatttataaaataaataaataaaataattagggATATTAGTTTGGATAAAATTTAGTAAAGGGGTCAACATCCATGATTTAGGTGCAGAATTGAAGTATTTTGTTGAAGAAAATGGCAGGAATCTTCAGATCTTTCGCTTTCCTCCTCCTCATCATCTAAAAACACTACACCACCGACTCCAGCTCTCACAGATCTACTCTGCAATCCCAAGATTCTCTCTCTGTCGGCGCGCGCGTTCGCCACTCATGCGGCAAACTCTACCGTTACATTCTCCTTTAGATCGGAGGTGAGTCAATCTTGCTCATTTCATACTCTTCCTATTGTATTTACATCATTCTAGCTAGGGCTTCCATAATTCACAGTTTTCAGTTATAGAGGATCTCCGTAAAACCATGGTAGAACCCTCGAACTCGACCACGGACCCGATTGGgcaaaacctaattaaattgATTAGCAATGTCTGTTTCTCCGTCTTCGTTTTCTCTGCCCTCATACTCACAGTAATCGCCATTTCATACAAGCCTCCCGATCCATGGGAATCCTCTAGGGCCCTAACTCGAGTTTTCACCCAAGTAGTAAACGCTACTTTCCAAACCGATTCCTCCGTCCTCAAAACAGGCGAAGACATGTCAGGTATTGCCGAATCCCCTTCTGCATCCGCAATCACCGAGGCAGTAATCGAGAAATCCGAAATGCAAGCTAATAGCTCCAGCTTCAGAACAGCTGGTTGTGAGGACTTATCTCGGGTAAATTGTTCGGATCCCCGATTACTGTTTGCGATTGAGAAGTTCAATCTCAGGGTTTTCAAATCCATTACATTTCTTGATTATCAAACTCCAGTAAACGGCACGAATCCGAGTGAATGTGATGTGGCTTGGAGGTATAGGAACAAGAAGGAAAAATCATGGAGAAAGTATAGAGATTTTCGTAGATTTAGAATTGGGTATGGAGAGAATTGTACTTACAAGATCTTGAATGCAAAGGGTTGGCATTCTGGAGTTAACGCTCGAAGACCTAGACCGATCAGATTCAGACCAAACGCAACAAGAGGATCAGACGACAATATCAACGACACGATCCCAGTTTTGTCATCTGAATCAGCCTTTAGGAAAGGAAAGTACTTATACTATTCAAGAGGAGGAGATTACTGCAAAGGAATGAATCATTTCCAATGGAGTTTCTTATGTGCTCTTGGTGAAGCTCAGTATCTTAACAGAACGTTCGTTATGGATCTAAGCATTTGTCTAGCATCAACATACACATCCAGCAATAAAGATGAAGAAGGAAAAGACTTTCGATTCTACTTCGATTTCGAGCATCTGAAAGACGTGGCTTCTATTACTGAAGAAGGAGACTTTATTC
It encodes the following:
- the LOC124924088 gene encoding uncharacterized protein LOC124924088 produces the protein MVEPSNSTTDPIGQNLIKLISNVCFSVFVFSALILTVIAISYKPPDPWESSRALTRVFTQVVNATFQTDSSVLKTGEDMSGIAESPSASAITEAVIEKSEMQANSSSFRTAGCEDLSRVNCSDPRLLFAIEKFNLRVFKSITFLDYQTPVNGTNPSECDVAWRYRNKKEKSWRKYRDFRRFRIGYGENCTYKILNAKGWHSGVNARRPRPIRFRPNATRGSDDNINDTIPVLSSESAFRKGKYLYYSRGGDYCKGMNHFQWSFLCALGEAQYLNRTFVMDLSICLASTYTSSNKDEEGKDFRFYFDFEHLKDVASITEEGDFIRDWRKWDKTHKKKIPVRKVSGYKATPMQLLKDKSTIIWRHFDGPEPENYWYRVCEGPAGKYIQRPWHSLWKSKRLTNVVSAISGSMDWDFDGVHVVRGEKAMNKEKWPHLDSDTSPEAIVSKLEGIIQPWRNVYVATNEPYYNYFDKLRSHYKVHLLDDYKELWGNTSEWYNETRILNGGKPVEFDGYMRVEVDTEVLYRAKTRVETFYNLTSDCKDGVNTC